One region of Flavobacterium pisciphilum genomic DNA includes:
- a CDS encoding glycerol-3-phosphate dehydrogenase/oxidase, which yields MKRIEQLAKLKQTSEWDVIVIGGGASGLGTALDAASRGYKTVLIEAVDFAKGTSSRSTKLVHGGVRYLEQGDISLVTEALKERGLMAQNAGHLVKNQSFVIPNYNWWGGYFYTIGLTIYDLLAGRLSLGRSKYISKKKTIELLPTVEPKGLVSGVIYQDGQFDDSRLAINIAQTAVENGACLLNYAKVIGLLKDDKNQVTGVEIVDHESGEKYEVRGKAVINATGVFTNAIMKLNDTVYKKYIVPSQGIHLVFDKSFLPGDEALMIPKTSDGRVLFAVPWHNKVVVGTTDTLIKKHSLEPIALESEIEFVLETAQRFLVKKPTRADVLSVFAGLRPLAAPEKEGKSTKEVSRSHKIIVSETGLITITGGKWTTYRKIAEDIIDKAISVHHLPKIKCKTEHIAIHGNKQTDAKARENHLYIYGSDIPKILELQNNEPELKEKLHPDYEYTMAEVAWAIRYEMARTVDDVLARRVRLLFLDARAAIASSEKVALLLAKELGHDETWAQRQISEFKHLANGFILSDFQEKHH from the coding sequence ATGAAACGAATAGAACAATTAGCAAAACTAAAACAAACCTCCGAATGGGATGTAATCGTAATCGGAGGAGGTGCTAGCGGACTAGGGACAGCTCTTGATGCCGCAAGCAGGGGATACAAAACTGTTTTGATTGAAGCAGTTGATTTTGCCAAAGGAACATCTAGTAGAAGCACTAAGTTAGTTCATGGAGGCGTTCGTTACCTAGAACAAGGTGATATTTCTCTAGTAACAGAAGCTTTAAAAGAAAGAGGACTAATGGCTCAAAATGCAGGTCACTTAGTTAAAAATCAATCTTTCGTTATACCAAACTACAACTGGTGGGGTGGCTATTTCTATACTATAGGACTTACTATTTATGACTTACTAGCCGGAAGACTTAGTTTGGGTCGATCTAAATATATTTCTAAGAAAAAAACCATCGAGTTACTTCCTACTGTAGAACCAAAAGGTCTGGTAAGTGGTGTTATTTACCAAGATGGTCAATTTGATGATTCCCGCTTAGCTATAAACATTGCTCAAACTGCAGTAGAAAATGGTGCTTGTCTTTTAAACTATGCTAAAGTTATTGGCTTATTAAAAGATGATAAAAACCAAGTTACTGGTGTTGAGATAGTAGATCACGAATCTGGTGAGAAATACGAAGTAAGAGGTAAAGCAGTCATAAATGCAACAGGTGTTTTCACCAATGCAATAATGAAACTAAACGATACTGTATATAAAAAATACATTGTTCCAAGTCAAGGAATTCACCTTGTTTTTGACAAATCTTTCTTGCCTGGTGATGAAGCATTAATGATTCCTAAAACGAGTGACGGAAGAGTATTATTTGCAGTGCCTTGGCACAACAAGGTGGTAGTAGGAACAACTGACACTTTGATTAAAAAACACAGCTTAGAACCAATTGCATTAGAAAGTGAAATTGAATTCGTACTAGAAACAGCACAACGATTCTTAGTTAAAAAACCTACTCGTGCCGATGTTTTATCTGTTTTTGCTGGACTAAGACCATTAGCAGCACCAGAAAAAGAAGGAAAAAGCACTAAAGAAGTTTCAAGAAGTCACAAAATAATTGTTTCTGAAACTGGGCTAATCACAATAACAGGAGGGAAATGGACTACTTACAGAAAAATTGCTGAAGACATTATAGACAAAGCAATTAGTGTACACCATTTGCCAAAAATAAAATGTAAAACGGAGCACATTGCAATTCACGGAAACAAACAAACCGATGCAAAAGCAAGAGAAAATCACTTATATATTTACGGAAGTGACATTCCTAAAATATTAGAATTACAGAATAACGAACCTGAATTAAAAGAAAAGCTACACCCTGATTACGAATACACCATGGCAGAAGTAGCATGGGCGATTCGTTACGAAATGGCAAGAACCGTAGATGATGTGCTAGCAAGAAGAGTTCGTTTACTATTTTTAGATGCACGTGCAGCTATTGCCTCTTCTGAAAAAGTTGCCCTATTATTAGCTAAAGAATTAGGTCACGACGAAACATGGGCTCAAAGACAAATATCAGAATTTAAACATCTTGCAAACGGATTCATTTTATCAGATTTTCAAGAAAAACATCA
- a CDS encoding DeoR/GlpR family DNA-binding transcription regulator — protein MTIINRRQEDILKELDLKGYVNVVDLCEMHNVSTVTIRKDLNFLENEKLLHRTHGGASKKPIYAFERDVSDKETLQVEQKKQIAKEALKYINEHDYIILGSGSNIHYLSRIITGFQKLTVLTPSLKVSLELTKEMNIDTIQLGGDVRNSSTSAVGPIAEATLSQFSCNKLFLGTDGVHLDFGLSTSNALEAHLNQAMIEVAEKVIVLADSTKMNIRGFGKICNLNKIDVLITDDGIDLETKMKLEEIGIDVVIAGKL, from the coding sequence ATGACTATTATCAACAGAAGACAAGAAGATATACTTAAAGAATTAGATCTAAAAGGATATGTAAATGTGGTTGATTTGTGTGAAATGCATAATGTTTCAACCGTAACCATACGAAAGGATCTGAATTTTTTAGAAAACGAAAAGCTATTACATCGTACACATGGTGGAGCGAGTAAAAAGCCGATTTATGCTTTCGAAAGAGATGTTAGTGATAAAGAAACATTGCAGGTAGAGCAGAAAAAGCAAATAGCCAAAGAAGCTTTGAAATATATTAATGAACACGATTATATTATATTGGGTTCAGGTTCTAATATTCATTATTTGTCTCGAATAATTACTGGATTTCAAAAACTAACAGTACTTACTCCTTCGTTAAAAGTGTCTTTAGAGCTTACTAAAGAAATGAATATTGATACAATACAATTAGGTGGAGATGTTCGAAATAGTTCTACTTCAGCAGTTGGCCCGATTGCCGAAGCAACTCTAAGTCAATTTTCGTGTAATAAATTATTTTTAGGTACAGATGGTGTTCATTTAGACTTTGGTCTGAGTACATCAAATGCTTTAGAAGCACATTTAAATCAAGCAATGATTGAGGTAGCAGAAAAGGTTATAGTACTTGCAGATTCTACGAAGATGAATATTAGAGGTTTTGGTAAAATCTGTAATTTGAATAAGATTGATGTACTAATTACGGATGATGGTATTGATTTGGAAACTAAAATGAAACTGGAAGAAATTGGAATAGATGTGGTTATAGCTGGTAAGCTTTAG
- the topA gene encoding type I DNA topoisomerase, with amino-acid sequence MAKNLVIVESPAKAKTIEKFLGSDFQVESSYGHIADLPSKEIGVDVENGFKPKYEVSPDKKALVSKLKTLSKNAEMVWLASDEDREGEAISWHLAEELKLDTKKTKRIVFHEITKSAILKAIDNPREIDYNLVNAQQARRVLDRLVGYELSPVLWRKIKGGLSAGRVQSVSVRLIVEREREIQNFKAVASYSVVAEFTNETGKTFKAKLPKNFNTKKEAEDFLNKNIGSSYKVSDLETKPTKKSPTAPFTTSTLQQEAARKLYLPVGITMQLAQRLYEAGLITYMRTDSVNLSKDAMDAAQAEIIKSYGKEFSKPRTFTNKSKGAQEAHEAIRPTDMSRHTVNIDRDQARLYDLIWKRTLASQMSDAQLERTNVKIEADNHSEIFTASGEVLLFEGFLKVYLEGHDDDEEEQEGMLPAMKVNEKLVNNYITATERYSRPPARYTEASLVKKLEELGIGRPSTYAPTISTIINRNYVEKGNLDGQERNYTQLTLQSNKVGEKLLKENTGSDKGKLVPTDIGTIVTDFLVKNFGSILDYNFTAKVEQDFDEIAEGNIDWAQMMQEFYDKFHPNVKDVEANAERESGERILGKDPVSGRPVSVRLGKFGPMAQIGEPDDEDKKFASLMADQNIGNITLEEALNLFLLPKNLGEYKGEEVEVNNGRYGPYVRHGSVFISLPKGEDPLDVTITRAQELIDEKALADAPIAVYKGEGVQKGVGRFGPFIKWNGLFINVSKKYDFDNLSQSDIEALIEDKLQKNIDKVLHNWEEEGILVEKARWGRSVITKGKIKIELSKDVDATKLTLAEVQEMIAKKTPVKKTAAKKAPATKKAVAKKTVAKKK; translated from the coding sequence ATGGCAAAGAATTTAGTAATAGTTGAGTCACCTGCAAAGGCAAAAACGATAGAGAAATTTTTAGGAAGTGATTTTCAAGTAGAGTCAAGTTATGGGCATATTGCCGACTTGCCTTCGAAAGAAATTGGTGTAGATGTAGAGAATGGTTTTAAACCTAAATATGAAGTTTCTCCAGATAAAAAAGCTTTGGTTAGTAAGCTAAAAACATTATCTAAGAATGCCGAAATGGTTTGGTTAGCAAGTGATGAGGATCGCGAGGGGGAGGCTATTTCATGGCATCTTGCGGAGGAGTTGAAATTGGATACAAAAAAAACCAAACGAATTGTTTTTCATGAAATTACAAAATCGGCTATCCTAAAAGCAATCGATAATCCAAGAGAGATAGATTATAATTTGGTTAATGCACAACAAGCACGTCGTGTATTAGATAGATTAGTAGGATACGAGTTGTCTCCTGTTTTATGGAGAAAGATTAAAGGAGGTTTGTCAGCAGGACGTGTACAGTCAGTTTCAGTACGTTTAATTGTTGAAAGAGAGCGCGAAATTCAGAATTTTAAAGCTGTAGCATCTTATTCTGTTGTAGCTGAGTTTACTAATGAAACTGGGAAAACGTTCAAGGCTAAATTGCCTAAAAATTTTAATACAAAAAAAGAAGCCGAAGATTTTTTAAATAAAAATATAGGTTCTTCATATAAGGTTTCAGACTTAGAAACGAAACCTACAAAAAAATCACCAACAGCACCATTTACAACTTCTACCTTACAACAAGAGGCAGCAAGAAAATTGTATTTGCCAGTTGGAATCACAATGCAGTTAGCACAACGTCTGTACGAAGCGGGACTTATTACTTATATGAGAACCGATAGTGTTAATCTTTCTAAAGATGCAATGGATGCTGCTCAAGCTGAAATTATTAAATCTTACGGAAAAGAATTCTCTAAGCCGAGAACATTTACAAACAAAAGTAAAGGAGCGCAAGAAGCACACGAGGCAATTCGTCCTACGGATATGTCACGCCATACAGTAAATATTGACAGAGATCAAGCGCGTTTGTATGATTTGATTTGGAAAAGAACATTGGCTTCACAAATGAGTGATGCACAATTAGAAAGAACCAATGTAAAAATCGAAGCTGATAATCATAGCGAAATATTTACAGCATCTGGAGAAGTTTTGCTTTTTGAAGGATTCTTAAAAGTGTATCTTGAAGGTCATGATGATGATGAGGAAGAGCAAGAAGGAATGTTGCCAGCTATGAAGGTGAATGAGAAATTAGTAAATAACTACATCACAGCAACTGAAAGATATTCAAGACCACCAGCACGTTATACAGAGGCTTCTCTGGTAAAGAAATTAGAGGAATTAGGTATTGGTCGTCCTTCTACTTATGCACCAACTATTTCTACTATTATTAATAGAAATTATGTTGAAAAAGGAAATCTTGACGGACAAGAACGTAATTATACACAGCTTACTTTACAATCTAATAAGGTAGGAGAGAAGTTGCTTAAAGAAAATACGGGTTCAGATAAAGGGAAGCTAGTGCCAACTGATATCGGAACTATTGTTACAGATTTCTTGGTTAAGAACTTTGGGTCAATATTGGATTACAATTTTACAGCAAAAGTAGAGCAGGATTTTGATGAAATTGCTGAAGGGAATATCGATTGGGCACAAATGATGCAGGAGTTTTATGATAAGTTCCATCCAAATGTAAAAGATGTAGAAGCTAATGCAGAGAGAGAGAGCGGAGAAAGAATATTAGGTAAAGACCCAGTTTCAGGAAGACCAGTTTCAGTTCGTTTAGGGAAATTTGGTCCAATGGCACAAATTGGAGAGCCGGATGATGAAGATAAGAAATTTGCTAGTTTAATGGCAGATCAAAATATTGGAAATATAACTTTGGAAGAAGCTTTGAACTTGTTTTTATTGCCTAAAAACTTAGGAGAATATAAAGGAGAAGAAGTAGAGGTGAATAATGGGCGTTACGGACCTTATGTTCGTCACGGAAGTGTGTTTATCTCATTGCCAAAAGGAGAAGACCCGCTTGATGTAACCATTACAAGAGCACAAGAGTTAATAGATGAGAAAGCGCTTGCTGATGCACCTATTGCAGTATATAAAGGAGAAGGTGTACAAAAAGGAGTAGGTCGTTTTGGTCCATTCATTAAATGGAATGGGTTGTTTATTAATGTGAGCAAAAAATATGATTTTGATAATTTATCACAATCAGATATAGAAGCTTTGATTGAAGATAAGCTTCAAAAAAATATTGATAAAGTGCTTCATAACTGGGAGGAAGAAGGAATCTTGGTTGAGAAAGCACGTTGGGGACGTTCGGTTATTACAAAAGGTAAGATTAAAATTGAACTAAGTAAAGATGTTGATGCTACAAAATTAACATTGGCAGAAGTTCAAGAAATGATAGCTAAGAAGACCCCAGTAAAAAAGACAGCTGCTAAAAAAGCACCAGCTACCAAAAAAGCTGTAGCGAAAAAAACAGTAGCAAAAAAGAAATAA
- a CDS encoding formimidoylglutamase: protein MEFDFLQPVAEEILSYIGTLSSQELGSKIVLHTKDQFPDISKVNIAIIGVLDNRGDTSAINDVNLNPFRKKLYGMFPGNWEMSIADLGDIVPGDSVDDTYYLLKKITAALIKNRVVPIVIGGSQDLTYALYRAYDDLEQMVNLVAVDNKFDFGKESEDSSATSYLTKIIVDEPNNLFNYCNIGYQTYYNSQEEIDLIEKLFFDAYRLGEISNKIALAEPVFRDADLVSFDLNSIKSADSGNTIAFEPNGFDGKEICSLARYAGISDKVSAFGLFNHNNTSQEAPIIAQIVWYFIEGYHYRSNEYPYGSRKNYLKYIVPLEEEELVFYKSDKTDRWWIEIPFITDGNNKLKRNTLLSCSYDEYLVACNQELPERWWKAQRKNTV from the coding sequence ATGGAATTTGATTTTCTACAACCAGTTGCCGAAGAAATTCTAAGCTACATTGGTACATTATCATCTCAAGAATTGGGGAGTAAAATAGTTTTACATACCAAAGATCAATTCCCGGATATAAGTAAAGTTAATATTGCTATAATCGGAGTTTTGGATAATCGAGGAGATACATCAGCAATTAATGATGTAAATCTGAATCCATTTCGTAAAAAGTTATATGGCATGTTTCCTGGAAATTGGGAGATGTCTATTGCTGATTTAGGAGATATTGTACCTGGAGATTCGGTAGATGATACTTATTATCTTCTAAAAAAAATAACTGCAGCTTTAATAAAAAATAGAGTAGTACCTATAGTTATAGGTGGTTCTCAAGATTTGACCTATGCATTATATCGCGCTTACGATGATTTAGAGCAGATGGTTAATTTAGTTGCAGTTGATAATAAATTTGATTTTGGAAAAGAAAGTGAAGATTCTTCAGCAACTTCATATTTAACTAAGATCATAGTAGATGAGCCTAATAATTTGTTTAATTACTGTAATATAGGATATCAGACTTATTATAACTCACAAGAAGAAATAGATTTAATAGAAAAGCTGTTTTTTGATGCTTATCGATTAGGTGAAATTTCAAATAAAATAGCACTAGCAGAGCCCGTTTTTAGAGATGCTGATTTAGTTAGTTTTGATTTGAATTCAATTAAATCTGCCGATTCAGGAAATACTATTGCTTTTGAGCCTAATGGATTTGATGGTAAAGAGATTTGTTCGTTGGCGAGATATGCAGGGATTAGTGATAAAGTGTCTGCTTTTGGATTATTTAATCATAATAATACATCACAAGAAGCTCCAATTATAGCTCAAATAGTTTGGTATTTTATCGAGGGGTATCATTACCGTTCGAATGAGTATCCTTATGGTAGTCGAAAAAACTATTTAAAATATATAGTTCCATTAGAAGAGGAAGAATTGGTTTTTTATAAAAGCGATAAAACGGATCGTTGGTGGATAGAGATACCTTTTATTACAGATGGGAATAATAAATTGAAGAGAAATACGTTGTTATCTTGTTCTTATGACGAATATTTGGTAGCCTGTAATCAGGAATTACCTGAAAGATGGTGGAAAGCACAGCGAAAAAATACTGTGTAA
- the gldK gene encoding gliding motility lipoprotein GldK, with product MKKFIAFAAFLTLMISCGRSSDKGELVGVKGGKWYPEKPYGMTLVPGGSFIMGKSDDDLAQVEDAPTKTVTVRSFYMDETEITNSEYRQFVEWVKDSTMRVRLAIMADEMGQKPGGGTDAKGKKGGSIGDYAFNDSDPEKMTAYDKYMYDNYYSIGTADDPYAGRKLNRKVKLAKGTQAYPDEYYAEVMDSMYIPVEESYNGLRTIDVNKLKFRYSWMDIQAAAKAKVGKRKDFVKTEEVKVYPDTTVWIKDFTYSYNEPMHNDYFWHKAYGDYPVVGVKWTQAKAFCAWRTLNKNTYIKAKKKGHDLVNSFRLPTEAEWEYAARGGLESGTYPWGGPYIRNDRGCFMANFKPNRGDYAADNALYTVEAKSYDPNGYNLYNMAGNVAEWTDSSYSPNAYEYVSTMNPNVQDGSNKRKVVRGGSWKDVAYFLQVSTRDFEYADSARSFIGFRTVQDYMGTQATGNKKK from the coding sequence ATGAAGAAGTTTATTGCATTTGCGGCATTTTTAACACTAATGATTAGTTGTGGTAGGTCAAGTGACAAAGGAGAATTGGTAGGTGTTAAAGGCGGGAAATGGTATCCAGAAAAACCTTATGGAATGACTTTAGTTCCAGGAGGGTCTTTTATCATGGGTAAGTCAGATGATGACTTGGCACAAGTAGAGGATGCACCAACTAAAACAGTTACAGTTCGTTCTTTTTATATGGATGAAACAGAGATAACAAATAGTGAATACCGTCAATTTGTTGAATGGGTAAAAGATTCTACAATGAGAGTTCGTTTGGCTATTATGGCAGACGAAATGGGACAAAAACCAGGTGGCGGAACAGATGCTAAAGGTAAAAAAGGTGGAAGCATAGGAGATTATGCTTTTAACGATTCAGATCCTGAAAAAATGACTGCTTACGATAAGTATATGTACGATAACTATTATAGTATAGGTACGGCAGATGATCCTTATGCTGGAAGAAAATTAAACAGAAAAGTAAAATTAGCAAAAGGTACACAAGCATACCCAGATGAGTACTATGCTGAGGTAATGGATTCAATGTATATTCCAGTTGAAGAGTCATACAATGGTTTAAGAACTATTGATGTTAATAAATTGAAATTTAGATATTCTTGGATGGATATCCAGGCTGCAGCTAAAGCTAAAGTTGGAAAAAGAAAAGATTTTGTTAAGACAGAAGAGGTTAAAGTTTACCCAGATACAACTGTTTGGATTAAAGATTTTACATACTCATATAATGAGCCAATGCATAATGACTATTTCTGGCATAAGGCATATGGAGATTATCCAGTTGTTGGAGTAAAATGGACTCAGGCAAAAGCATTTTGTGCTTGGAGAACTTTGAATAAAAACACATACATAAAAGCAAAAAAGAAAGGACATGATTTAGTGAACTCTTTCAGATTGCCTACAGAGGCAGAATGGGAGTATGCTGCTAGAGGAGGTCTAGAGTCAGGAACTTACCCTTGGGGAGGACCTTACATCAGAAACGATAGAGGTTGTTTTATGGCTAACTTCAAACCAAATAGAGGAGATTATGCTGCTGATAATGCTTTATACACTGTAGAGGCAAAATCGTATGATCCAAATGGTTATAATTTATATAACATGGCAGGTAACGTAGCAGAGTGGACAGATTCTTCATACAGTCCAAATGCTTACGAATATGTTTCTACAATGAACCCTAATGTACAAGATGGTTCAAACAAACGTAAAGTAGTACGTGGAGGTTCGTGGAAAGATGTTGCTTATTTCTTACAAGTAAGTACTAGAGATTTTGAATATGCGGATTCTGCAAGAAGTTTTATTGGATTTAGAACTGTTCAAGATTATATGGGAACGCAAGCTACCGGAAATAAAAAGAAATAA
- the gldL gene encoding gliding motility protein GldL has product MALLSKKAMNFAYGMGAAVVIIGALFKITHFEIGPLTGTLMLSIGLVTEALIFALSAFEPVDEELDWTLVYPELANGQAKAKVAKAETPSDAQGLLSQKLDVMLKEAKIDGELMSSLGNSIKNFESAAKGIAPTVDSIASTKKYSEELSTAAAQMESLNSLYKVQLESASRNAEANKEIAENASKLKEQMQSMTANIASLNNVYGGMLSAMNNKG; this is encoded by the coding sequence ATGGCATTATTAAGTAAAAAAGCGATGAACTTCGCTTACGGTATGGGAGCAGCAGTAGTAATTATTGGAGCTTTATTCAAAATTACTCACTTTGAAATTGGACCGTTAACAGGAACCTTGATGCTTTCAATCGGATTAGTAACAGAGGCGTTAATCTTTGCTTTATCTGCTTTCGAACCAGTTGATGAAGAATTAGATTGGACATTAGTTTACCCAGAATTGGCTAATGGACAAGCAAAAGCAAAAGTTGCAAAAGCTGAGACTCCTTCAGATGCACAAGGATTGCTTTCTCAAAAATTAGACGTTATGCTTAAAGAAGCTAAAATTGACGGAGAGTTAATGTCAAGCTTAGGTAACAGTATCAAAAACTTTGAATCTGCTGCTAAAGGTATTGCTCCAACTGTTGATTCAATCGCTTCTACTAAAAAATACAGCGAAGAATTATCTACTGCAGCTGCACAAATGGAATCATTAAATAGTTTATATAAAGTACAATTAGAAAGTGCTTCTAGAAATGCAGAAGCAAACAAAGAAATCGCTGAAAATGCAAGTAAATTAAAAGAGCAAATGCAATCAATGACTGCAAATATTGCTTCTTTAAACAATGTATATGGTGGTATGCTTTCGGCTATGAATAATAAAGGATAA